A region of Thermococcus piezophilus DNA encodes the following proteins:
- a CDS encoding class I SAM-dependent methyltransferase, translating to MLRRLNEKGIAPIWGVAEKIREFIEIANEHYGINAPKEFDVVLSTLAFHRSLKPEIVLKSMKSVLKESSKVIIVDILKHEHEEFKETLKDTHLGFTLEEIEGLASRIFPKVMAQYIDAYCEVDGVIVGLYNAVLYKK from the coding sequence ATGCTGAGGAGGCTTAATGAAAAAGGGATAGCACCCATTTGGGGAGTTGCCGAGAAAATTAGGGAATTCATTGAGATTGCCAACGAGCACTACGGCATAAATGCTCCAAAAGAATTCGACGTCGTGCTCTCCACTCTGGCATTCCACCGCTCCCTGAAGCCTGAAATAGTACTAAAGAGCATGAAGAGTGTTTTAAAAGAAAGCAGTAAAGTGATAATAGTTGACATCCTCAAACACGAACACGAGGAGTTCAAAGAAACTTTGAAAGATACTCACCTCGGGTTCACGCTGGAAGAAATAGAAGGGCTCGCCTCGAGGATATTTCCAAAAGTGATGGCACAGTACATAGATGCCTACTGTGAAGTTGATGGCGTCATCGTAGGGCTCTATAATGCCGTGCTCTATAAAAAATAA
- a CDS encoding ABC transporter permease, protein MSFVRKFLAIYRIDWKMLKRDPMLVYSIAITLILLFVVRYFKDRLRALYPPAAIFSIIFIPLIFGMIPGFMMANEKEEKTIEALQVIPISSEAFLTYRLLWASAVTGILTGLAPKILDITVPWKGLLALMALFIIEVWTYALLITDFSETRMQALTVSKVAGWLLILPPAIKFIVIARNISTDWSKFTAFLPTYWIHRLFEGIPFNDYGDFWPGLAVHLAWLVPLVVLFKKRVL, encoded by the coding sequence ATGAGTTTTGTGAGGAAGTTCCTCGCCATTTACAGGATTGACTGGAAGATGCTGAAAAGGGACCCGATGCTCGTTTACAGCATCGCCATTACCCTAATCCTCCTTTTCGTCGTCCGCTACTTCAAGGACCGGCTGAGGGCTCTCTATCCGCCTGCGGCAATCTTTTCCATCATCTTCATTCCCCTCATCTTCGGCATGATTCCTGGCTTCATGATGGCCAACGAAAAGGAAGAGAAAACTATAGAGGCCCTTCAGGTGATTCCGATATCGAGCGAGGCCTTCTTAACGTACAGACTCCTCTGGGCATCTGCTGTAACGGGTATCCTCACGGGCCTGGCGCCGAAAATTCTTGACATAACGGTTCCGTGGAAAGGCCTCCTGGCGCTCATGGCACTTTTCATCATTGAAGTGTGGACCTATGCGCTGTTGATAACTGACTTCTCGGAGACTAGGATGCAGGCTTTGACAGTTTCAAAAGTCGCCGGCTGGCTGCTAATCCTTCCGCCGGCCATAAAGTTCATCGTGATCGCCAGGAACATATCAACTGATTGGAGCAAGTTCACGGCCTTTCTTCCGACCTACTGGATCCACAGGCTCTTCGAGGGAATTCCTTTCAACGACTACGGCGATTTCTGGCCGGGGCTGGCGGTTCACCTAGCGTGGCTTGTCCCACTTGTAGTGCTGTTCAAGAAGAGGGTGCTTTGA
- a CDS encoding PLP-dependent transferase, with the protein MESLIELPALMTHASLSKEEREKVGIKDSLIRASVGIEDVGDLIENLEKGFRVIRQ; encoded by the coding sequence GTGGAATCACTAATCGAGCTCCCAGCTTTGATGACTCATGCTTCTCTTTCAAAAGAGGAAAGGGAGAAAGTTGGCATAAAAGACTCCCTCATCAGGGCCTCAGTTGGAATAGAAGACGTTGGGGACTTAATTGAGAACTTGGAAAAAGGCTTCAGGGTGATAAGGCAATGA
- a CDS encoding DUF6775 family putative metallopeptidase, producing MMHPFGFDDKIDVDVGKVLKMLLLQFYTYFKHEEIFCGNEECMLHNCHTTEEIKKVKGLCEKHKKMLGDVVNLRGLS from the coding sequence ATGATGCATCCATTTGGATTTGATGACAAAATCGATGTAGATGTTGGCAAAGTGTTAAAAATGCTCCTCCTTCAGTTCTATACTTATTTTAAGCATGAAGAAATCTTTTGCGGGAACGAGGAATGCATGCTCCACAATTGCCATACAACAGAGGAAATAAAGAAGGTGAAAGGGTTGTGTGAAAAACATAAAAAGATGCTTGGAGATGTTGTGAATTTAAGGGGACTATCATAG
- a CDS encoding ABC transporter permease produces MSFAQLMKVEFKVVMRNYTCPIYFLAALAYGVMLRPFPEGYVPTMAPLFIFIEPGLLGFMFIGTSIFSDKKDGTIGALSVTPMEWRDYYLSKTVIMALLALIGALVIVVVGAGFNVQIAYVLIGTLLVSVVYTLLGIAIAAKYRDLDDYFVPLLAVMVLSFLPFAAYHGLISGPWGKVLYVIPSYPGLYFFHAGFEEIARETLMWSGIALVIWGIVAYYLAKIRFYKYAVEGLG; encoded by the coding sequence ATGAGCTTTGCCCAGCTTATGAAGGTCGAGTTCAAGGTGGTCATGAGGAACTACACCTGCCCCATATACTTCCTCGCGGCCCTGGCTTACGGCGTTATGCTGAGGCCCTTCCCGGAGGGGTACGTCCCGACGATGGCACCGCTTTTCATATTTATCGAGCCAGGTCTGCTCGGCTTTATGTTCATTGGAACCTCGATATTCTCCGACAAGAAGGACGGCACTATTGGAGCGCTCTCCGTGACGCCGATGGAGTGGCGCGACTATTACCTCTCCAAAACGGTTATCATGGCTTTACTAGCTCTTATCGGGGCGCTGGTGATAGTGGTCGTCGGCGCTGGCTTCAACGTCCAAATCGCCTACGTGCTCATCGGAACTCTGCTGGTCTCGGTGGTCTACACCCTCCTCGGCATAGCGATAGCTGCAAAATACAGGGATCTGGACGACTACTTCGTGCCCCTGCTGGCCGTCATGGTGCTTTCCTTCCTGCCCTTTGCGGCATACCACGGGCTCATAAGCGGCCCATGGGGAAAGGTGCTCTACGTTATACCGAGCTATCCGGGGCTCTACTTCTTCCACGCGGGCTTCGAGGAGATAGCGAGGGAAACGCTGATGTGGTCGGGCATTGCCCTTGTAATCTGGGGCATCGTAGCATACTACCTCGCTAAAATCCGCTTTTACAAATACGCCGTGGAGGGATTGGGATGA
- a CDS encoding SHOCT domain-containing protein: MYGLMGVLFHTLKKFLEKFFNFDNNNLYNLLHIIEHEASKMTFESFGNYLLHVGEGEWGWHHMMGFGYFGIFGAIFMLLFWVAIIVGVVWFIKWIIEQSSSGTSKKSALEILDEKYARGEIDDEEYERRKRRLLES; this comes from the coding sequence TTGTATGGTTTAATGGGTGTTTTATTTCACACTTTGAAAAAATTTCTTGAAAAATTCTTCAATTTCGATAACAATAATCTCTATAATCTTTTACACATAATAGAACATGAGGCGAGTAAAATGACATTTGAAAGTTTTGGAAATTATCTCCTTCATGTGGGAGAAGGTGAATGGGGGTGGCATCATATGATGGGATTTGGATACTTTGGAATCTTTGGAGCAATATTCATGCTCCTGTTTTGGGTTGCAATAATAGTTGGAGTAGTATGGTTCATTAAGTGGATAATCGAGCAGAGTTCAAGTGGCACATCAAAAAAGAGCGCACTTGAGATACTTGACGAGAAGTATGCAAGGGGAGAAATAGATGACGAAGAGTACGAAAGAAGGAAGAGAAGGCTGTTGGAAAGCTGA
- a CDS encoding ABC transporter ATP-binding protein, which yields MPVIEVENVRKSYGEVRGVENLSFSVEEGEIYGFLGPNGAGKTTTVKILVKIIKDYDGKVRVFGKDLREWSKDYYQKIGVSFEFPAIYSKLTARENLEFFASFYKKHLDPMDVLKIVGLDKEADQLVGKLSKGMKKKLDLARPSSLIRRYSFSMSL from the coding sequence ATGCCTGTTATCGAGGTCGAAAACGTTAGGAAATCCTACGGCGAAGTAAGAGGCGTTGAAAACCTGAGCTTCTCCGTTGAGGAAGGGGAAATCTACGGCTTTTTGGGTCCCAACGGGGCAGGAAAAACGACAACAGTTAAAATCTTGGTCAAGATAATCAAGGACTACGACGGCAAGGTTAGAGTCTTTGGAAAAGACTTAAGAGAGTGGAGCAAGGACTACTACCAGAAAATAGGCGTCTCCTTTGAGTTTCCAGCAATTTACTCGAAGCTCACGGCCCGTGAAAACCTTGAGTTCTTTGCCTCCTTCTACAAGAAGCACCTCGACCCCATGGATGTGCTCAAGATAGTGGGCCTTGACAAGGAAGCAGACCAGTTGGTTGGGAAGCTTTCCAAGGGCATGAAGAAGAAGCTCGACCTCGCGAGGCCTTCCTCCCTGATCCGGAGATACTCTTTCTCGATGAGCCTTTAG
- a CDS encoding peroxiredoxin, with amino-acid sequence MVVIGEKFPEVEVKTTHGVIKLPDYFAEKGKWFILFSHPADFTPVCTTEFYAMQKRAEEFRKLGVEPIGLSVDQVFSHIKWMEWIKDNLGVEIDFPIIADDRGELADKLGMIPSGASITARAVFIVDDKGVIRAIVYYPAEVGRDWDEILRLVKALKISTEKGVALPHKWPNNELIGDKVIIPPAATIEEKKAREDAKAKGEIECYDWWFCYKKLE; translated from the coding sequence ATGGTCGTCATAGGAGAAAAGTTCCCAGAGGTTGAGGTTAAGACTACCCACGGAGTGATAAAGCTCCCGGACTACTTCGCCGAGAAGGGCAAGTGGTTCATACTCTTCAGTCATCCGGCTGACTTCACCCCGGTCTGTACCACCGAGTTCTATGCAATGCAGAAGAGGGCTGAGGAGTTCAGGAAGCTTGGCGTCGAGCCCATCGGACTGAGCGTTGACCAGGTCTTCAGCCACATCAAGTGGATGGAGTGGATTAAGGATAACCTCGGCGTCGAGATCGACTTCCCCATCATAGCCGATGACCGCGGTGAGCTCGCCGACAAGCTCGGCATGATCCCAAGCGGTGCTTCGATAACGGCAAGGGCAGTTTTCATCGTTGACGACAAGGGCGTTATCAGGGCGATAGTTTACTACCCGGCTGAGGTCGGCAGGGACTGGGATGAGATACTCAGGCTCGTAAAGGCCCTCAAGATAAGCACCGAGAAAGGCGTCGCACTTCCACACAAGTGGCCGAACAACGAGCTCATCGGTGACAAGGTCATCATCCCGCCGGCTGCCACCATCGAAGAGAAGAAGGCCCGCGAGGATGCCAAGGCCAAGGGCGAGATCGAGTGCTACGACTGGTGGTTCTGTTACAAGAAGCTTGAGTGA
- a CDS encoding FAD-dependent oxidoreductase, with the protein MAKILARVSEKDVTSAIVETFYEMLRNHTESDVIVVEAGPSGLMAAKELAKAGRKVLVIERNSYLGGGFWIGGFLMNKITVRAPAQEVLKLQVLWLTGLQFRLYQGK; encoded by the coding sequence ATGGCAAAGATACTTGCTAGGGTTAGTGAAAAAGATGTAACCTCAGCTATAGTTGAAACGTTCTATGAGATGCTTAGGAACCACACAGAATCGGACGTAATAGTGGTGGAAGCGGGACCAAGTGGATTGATGGCAGCAAAAGAACTTGCAAAAGCGGGCAGGAAAGTTTTGGTTATAGAAAGGAACAGCTATCTTGGAGGAGGCTTTTGGATCGGAGGGTTCTTAATGAACAAGATAACAGTGAGAGCACCAGCACAGGAGGTGTTAAAGTTGCAGGTGTTGTGGTTAACTGGACTCCAGTTCAGGCTTTACCAAGGTAAATAA